A region from the Anomalospiza imberbis isolate Cuckoo-Finch-1a 21T00152 unplaced genomic scaffold, ASM3175350v1 scaffold_70, whole genome shotgun sequence genome encodes:
- the LOC137467614 gene encoding inositol 1,4,5-trisphosphate receptor-interacting protein-like 1, whose translation MTSQHACNEGDSDDAIEGNDDVKVKEDSDVHRDNGHDLKKDEGRSDGDVPGDSCGDENEEEPGHVVGNKEDLDEANEGEHKDVRVEQDKDTGKEEEGDGNEEKNNSVTIKVGDNNDINEGEDNIDGQEKYMDVKVQESSDASEQRSRDVTEQEDSSKCGNESALNGFAGPEKENKDVTEEDGNDRNKVEEQGDVNVEGNKNKDRKEDKQGNVAASEKVGSDGGKEESGNGGPEEREDTQDAGNEQGILLVDGIQWPVEDLERGCSVVAELMESFTRVFVDSVSNSFYPVPQEAIGVGSAFEGWSPRGWDGVYHVLVPLNPPPGHVFHLELNSAGQMATRTFSVRVELACLCERERLGEKLLCFLHHSQEELWREQKRSLLETLCTGSYLDVEKTSRWFYQLVRCSWLHVPQSYSWHLVFQPCSRSCQFQLSKGKKSLTVEMLFGVRQGDSDIFVVSHPTEAQKGNSSIFVSSQPAEANIIASTAWPETYAVAEAKFLQHIARQMPCQSLHLKCLQVFTCILRGTGFSSSTWKTVVMHVLTTVPLSRWRRREFAQRLWDIMAYLRRCLHLKHLEHFVLGNGRLPAEISLPPAMRRLQPLNLFEHLARDPAAHLEALQAYGRLRFRLRTLLSSY comes from the exons ATGACGTCTCAACATGCTTGCA atgaaggagacagtgatgatgccattgaaggcaatgacgatgtgaaggtgaaggaagacaGCGATGTTCACAGAGACAATGGACatgatttaaagaaagatgagggacggagtgatggggatgtgccaggagacagttGTGGTGacgaaaatgaagaagaacctggccatgttgttggaaataaagaagacctagatgaagcaaatgaaggaGAACACAAGGATGTGCGGGTGGAGCAAGACAAGgacactggaaaggaagaagaaggagatggaaatgaagaaaaaaacaatagtgTGACTATAAAGGTGGGCGACAACAATGACATAAATGAAGGTGAAGACAACATAGAtggacaggaaaaatacatggatgtgaaggtgcaggaaagcagtgatgccagtgaacagagaagcagagatgtgactGAGCAGGAAGATAGCAGTAAATGCGGGAATGAAAGTGCCCTTAATGGTTTTGCTggacctgagaaagaaaataaggatgttACAGAAGAAGATGGCAATGATAGAAACAAGGTTGAAGAACAGGGTGATGTGAACGTGGAGGGAAACAAGAAcaaggatagaaaagaagacaaacaaggtaacgtggctgccagtgaaaaagttggcagtgatggtggcaaggaagagagcggcaaTGGTGGACCCGAAGAGAGagaagacactcaggatgctgggaatgagcaaggcatccttttagtggatGGCATACagtggcctgtggaggacctggagagaggttgctcagtggtagctgagctgatggagagcttcacgcgtgtctttgtggacagcgtgagcaatagcttctacccggtgcctcaagaagccatcggggtgggcagtgcctttgagggctggagtccccgtggGTGGGATGGTGTGTACCACGTGCTGGTCCCActgaatcccccgccagggcacgtcttccacctagagctgaacagtgcagggcagatggcaacAAGGACCTTCAGCGTCCGTGTGGAGCTTGCGTGCTtgtgcgagagggagcggctgggcgagaagctgttgtgcttcctgcaccactcgcaggaggagctgtggcgggagcagaagcgcagcctcctagagacactctgcaccggctcctacctggatgtggagaaaacctcccgctggttctaccagttggtgagatgctcgtggctgcacgtgcctcagtcatactcatggcacttggtgtttcagccctgcagccggtcctgccaattccagctgagcaaaggcaaGAAGAGCCTGACGGTGGagatgctctttggggtgcgccaaggggactctgacatctttgtggtcagccatcccacagaggcccagaaaggcaactccagcatctttgtgagcagtcagcccgcCGAGGCCAACATCATCGCAAGCACAGCATGGCCTGAGACAtatgctgtggcagaggcaaaattcttgcagcacatcgccaggcagatgccgtgccagagcttgcacctgaaatgcctgcaggtcttcacctgcatcctgaggggcacaggtttttccagctctacctggaagactgtggtcatgcacgtgctgaccaccgtaccgctgtcccggtggcgcaggagggaatttgcacagcggctgtgggacatcatggcgtacctgcgccgctgcctgcacttgaaacacctggagcactttgtgctaggcaacgggaggcttcctgcagagatcagcttgccgCCAGCAATGCGAAGGCTTCAGCCactcaacctctttgagcacctggcccgagatcctgctgcccacctagaggcgctgcaagcttatggtcggctgcgatttcgcctccggacgctgctctccagctactga